In one Oryzias latipes chromosome 13, ASM223467v1 genomic region, the following are encoded:
- the LOC101155572 gene encoding olfactory receptor 49-like, translating to MLNSTQVSVFVLGGYFHAKHLKVLLFLLVLGVYLLIVFCNVLLIAVICVTRSLHEPMFLFLCSLFANELLGSSGLFPFLLLQILADVHRVSAPLCFLQVFMVHSYGTAEFFILAVMSYDRLVAVCRPLQYHSVVTWTKVATLTAAAWLAAFLLVVCTTSLSFPLRRCRDFIPKVYCDNFSVVKLACADTTLNNVLGLFVTLLTVGLPLAFTLYSYARILLCGSTQTRHKAVSTCTPHLASLLNFFFGGMFEVVQSRFDMSGVPGVLRVFLSLYFLSCQPLFTPLLYGLNLTRIRTACRRLLPPQSRPLPQL from the coding sequence ATGCTGAACTCCACCCAGGTGTCTGTCTTTGTTCTTGGGGGCTACTTCCACGCCAAACACCTGAAGGTGCTGCTCTTCCTGCTGGTTCTGGGCGTGTACCTGCTCATCGTGTTCTGTAACGTCCTCCTCATCGCGGTGATCTGCGTGACCCGGAGCCTGCATGAACCCATGTTCCTGTTCCTCTGCAGCCTGTTTGCCAACGAGCTGCTGGGGAGCTCCGGCCTGTTCcccttcctgctgctgcagatcctGGCGGACGTCCACCGGGTCTCCGCCCCCCTCTGCTTCCTGCAGGTCTTCATGGTGCACTCTTACGGGACGGCGGAGTTCTTCATCCTGGCCGTCATGTCGTATGACCGCTTGGTGGCGGTTTGCCGTCCTCTGCAGTACCACAGCGTGGTGACGTGGACGAAGGTTGCCACCCTCACAGCGGCGGCCTGGCTTGCTGCGTTCCTCCTGGTGGTGTGCACCACCTCCCTGAGCTTCCCGCTGCGGCGCTGCAGAGACTTCATCCCCAAAGTCTACTGTGATAACTTCTCTGTGGTGAAGCTGGCGTGCGCCGACACCACCCTGAACAACGTCTTGGGCCTGTTTGTCACCCTGCTCACCGTCGGCCTCCCCCTGGCCTTCACCCTGTACAGCTACGCCAGGATCCTCCTCTGCGGGTCCACTCAGACCCGGCACAAAGCCGTCAGCACCTGCACGCCCCACCTGGCCTCCCTGCTAAACTTCTTCTTCGGGGGTATGTTTGAGGTCGTCCAGAGCCGCTTTGACATGAGCGGCGTTCCCGGCGTGCTGCGCGTCTTCCTGTCCCTGTACTTCCTAAGCTGCCAGCCGCTCTTCACCCCCCTGCTGTACGGCCTCAACCTGACCCGCATTCGCACCGCCTGCCGGcgcctgctgcccccccagaGCCGGCCCCTCCCTCAGCTGTAA